The Armatimonadota bacterium genomic sequence GGGAGGAGGACGAGGAGGATGCGTGAGCGGCGGCGGAGCGCGGAGCTTTTCGCCCGCGCCCGGCGGGTCATCCCTGGCGGGGTCAACAGTCCGGTGCGCTCGTTCGCGGCAGTGGGGGGCGAGCCGATATTCTTCGCGCGCGGGGCGGGCTCGCGCATTTACGATGTTGACGACAACGACTACCTCGATTGCGTGTGCTCCTGGGGGCCGCTGATCTTGGGTCATGCCCACCCCCGGGTGGTGGAACGCATCGAGCAGGTGATGCGCGACGGCACCAGCTTCGGCGCCTGCGTCGAGGCGGAGGTGGAGTTGGCGGAGTTGCTGGTGCGCGCGGTTCCGGGTCTGCAGATGGTGCGCCTCGTCAGCTCCGGCACCGAGGCGGTGATGAGCGCCGTCCGCCTGGCGCGCGCCTACACCGGACGCCAGGATATCGTCAAGTTCGAGGGCTGCTACCACGGTCACAGCGACGGCCTGCTCGCCCGTGCCGGGTCTGGCGTGGCCACCCTGGGGCTGCCCGACAGCCCCGGCGTGCCGGCGGACTGCACCGCCCATACTCTCCTCGCGCCCTACAATGACCTTGACGCGGTGCGCGGCCTGGCACAGCGCCACGGCGACGCGATCGCCGCCGTCATCGTCGAGCCGGTGGCGGGCAACATGGGGGTGGTGCCGCCGCGCGAGGGCTTTCTCGCCGGCCTGCGCCAGGTGGCGAGCGACATCGGCGCGCTGCTCGTCTTCGACGAAATCATCACCGGGTTCCGGGTGGGCTGGGGCGGCGCGCAGGAGCGGTTTGGCGTGACCCCCGACTTGACCACCTTGGGCAAGATCATCGGCGGCGGCTTCCCCGTGGGCGCCTATGGGGGCCGGCGCGAGATCTTGGAGATGGTGGCGCCCGCGGGGCCGGTGTACCAGGCGGGGACGCTGTCGGGCAACCCGGTGGCGGTTGCCGCCGGCCTGGAAACCCTGCGCGTGCTGGAGCAAGCGGGAACCTACGAGGGGCTGGAGCGCGCGGGCGAGTCGCTGGAGGCGGCGCTGGCGGAGGCTGCTTCCGCGGCGGGCGTGCAGGTGAGCATCAATCGCGTGGGCTCCATGCTCACGCTCTTTTTCGCCGCCGAGCGCCCGTGGGACTACGCCTCGGCCAAGACCGCCGATGCCGCGCGCTACGGTGCGTTCTTCCGGGCGATGCTGGAGCGCGGCGTGTACCTGCCGCCATCGCAGTTCGAGGCGGTGTTCGTTTCCACCGCCCACCGCGCCGAGGACCTCCAGGCCATCGGCGAAGCGGCCCGCGGCGCACTCGCTGAACTCGGCGGCAACGGGTGAGCGATCCCCCTCGCCGCGCCGCGGCGCCGTATTGACAGCGGCCGCGTCACGTGGGACGATAGGGTTCGCGAGCGTTGTCAGTGGAGGATGGGTGGCGATGATCCAGAGGAAGGACAAGTACGCTAAGGGTTCGTGGGTCACTTACCGGCCCGAGATCAAGGTCTTGGACTGCACCCTCCGCGACGGGGGGCTGATCAACGACCACTACTTCGAGGACGGACTCGTCAAGGCGGTGTATGATACATGCGTTGCCGCCGGCGTTGATTATGCGGAGCTGGGCTACAAGGCCTCGAAGCGGATTTTCGCCCCCGACAAGTTCGGCGCCTGGAAGTACTGCGATGAAGACGCCATTCGCCGCATCGTCGGCGACAATCCGACTTCGCTGCGGCTGTCGGTGATGGCGGACGCCGAGCGCACCGACTACCACGAGGATATCGCGCCGAAGGAAGACAGCATCATTGACTGCGTCCGCGTCGCCACCTACATCCATCAGATCCCGACGGCGATGGACATGATCGAGGATGCCCACCAAAAAGGCTATGAGACCACGCTCAACCTGATGGCGGTGTCAGTGGTGCATGACGCGGACCTCGGCGAGGCGCTGGAGCTCGCGGCTCGCAGCCCGGTTGACGCGATCTACCTGGTGGACAGCTTCGGCGCGCTTTACTCCGAGCAGGTGCGGGCGCTGACCCTGGCCTTGCTGGAAGCGGTGGAAGGAACCGGCAAGGAAATCGGCATTCACATGCACAACAACCAGCAGCTCGCCTACGCCAACACCCTGGAGGGGCTGATCGTCGGCGCCAATCGGCTCGATGCGACGATCAACGGCATGGGGCGCGGCGCGGGTAACTGTCCACTCGAGCTGCTGATCGCATTCCTCAAGAACCCCAAGTTCCGGCTGCGCCCGGTGCTCGAGTGCATCCAGAACCACCTGCTGCCGCTGGGCGAGAAGATGGAATGGGGTTACCGTATCCCCTACATGCTCACGGGCATGCTCAACCAGCATCCGCGCGCGGCGATCAACATGCGCAGCGGCGACGCCCCCGAGGACTACGTCGCCTTCTACGACCAGTTGTTCGAAAAAGAATGACCCCGGGGCGGAGCCGCCGCTGACGGCGCAAGCGAATGCGTGCGGCACCGCCGCGCGGCGACAGACGTGTGGTCTTGGGCGTGCGCGCGCACGGCGAATTCCGCATTCCGCGCATTCCGGGGACACACGACTTGATTATTCACACGGACCGCTGATAGTAGTACAAGTGCGCCATGCTCCGCATCGCCCGTATCGTCGCGCCAGGGGTGGCGCATCACGTCACTCAGCGCGGCAAACCGGGGCCGAGGGGCCGAGGAAGAAGGATGATGCCAAGGGCGCGGCGGCAATCGAGATACTGGCGGGCTGCAACACGAGTGGTTGCGGTCGTTTGCGTGACGGCGCTGGGGATATGGCTGTTTTCCCCAGAACTGTGGTGGATCATCCTGCCTGCGCCGTGGGGACTGGTGGTCTACCTCTTGTGGCACCTCCTCTTGCTGGTGGTCGTCTTGTCGTGGTTGATCGGCTATATGGCTGACAGGAAACGGCGGCGACAACCAGCGTGCTGGAAGCCGGGGCATTCTGGGGACATACGACCTGATTAGAGAAGAGCTGCCTGCTGGTTAGGAAATTATGGTGTGTGTCCACGGAATTCGCC encodes the following:
- the hemL gene encoding glutamate-1-semialdehyde 2,1-aminomutase, with translation MRERRRSAELFARARRVIPGGVNSPVRSFAAVGGEPIFFARGAGSRIYDVDDNDYLDCVCSWGPLILGHAHPRVVERIEQVMRDGTSFGACVEAEVELAELLVRAVPGLQMVRLVSSGTEAVMSAVRLARAYTGRQDIVKFEGCYHGHSDGLLARAGSGVATLGLPDSPGVPADCTAHTLLAPYNDLDAVRGLAQRHGDAIAAVIVEPVAGNMGVVPPREGFLAGLRQVASDIGALLVFDEIITGFRVGWGGAQERFGVTPDLTTLGKIIGGGFPVGAYGGRREILEMVAPAGPVYQAGTLSGNPVAVAAGLETLRVLEQAGTYEGLERAGESLEAALAEAASAAGVQVSINRVGSMLTLFFAAERPWDYASAKTADAARYGAFFRAMLERGVYLPPSQFEAVFVSTAHRAEDLQAIGEAARGALAELGGNG
- a CDS encoding aldolase catalytic domain-containing protein; translated protein: MIQRKDKYAKGSWVTYRPEIKVLDCTLRDGGLINDHYFEDGLVKAVYDTCVAAGVDYAELGYKASKRIFAPDKFGAWKYCDEDAIRRIVGDNPTSLRLSVMADAERTDYHEDIAPKEDSIIDCVRVATYIHQIPTAMDMIEDAHQKGYETTLNLMAVSVVHDADLGEALELAARSPVDAIYLVDSFGALYSEQVRALTLALLEAVEGTGKEIGIHMHNNQQLAYANTLEGLIVGANRLDATINGMGRGAGNCPLELLIAFLKNPKFRLRPVLECIQNHLLPLGEKMEWGYRIPYMLTGMLNQHPRAAINMRSGDAPEDYVAFYDQLFEKE